One part of the Dermacentor andersoni chromosome 2, qqDerAnde1_hic_scaffold, whole genome shotgun sequence genome encodes these proteins:
- the LOC129387539 gene encoding uncharacterized protein: protein MVLVRNKTCLQGNPPSELAAADGQREAGELVSCFKRMEAATVEAGSSPVSTAFGAPHSTASLAGANDDADVPTEEFDSIGLSEDERGDSASRPTLDCEDGDDDCGGERRTADQGTDSVGTTTAPSSVSSTDDAHEEAPSAWTLWYLRKDLEWRQRARHEHESRRVALSEARAAAELEASQRSRAERAFAAWCATKREQEAARRAEERRRLADAEAQRKRTEQRTCALSERKCREWLARKQVEQEASFAKKQRTPTSGSAEKAAANQSAFDAWLTSKSTMPPTEKFHVKCIDGQLFALWR from the exons ATGGTTCTTGTGCGAAACAAAACTTGTCTCCAAGGCAACCCGCCGTCCGAGCTCGCTGCCGCTGATGGCCAGCGAGAAGCCGGTGAACTCGTGTCGTGCTTCAAAAGAATGGAAGCGGCTACTGTGGAAGCAGGTTCAAG CCCGGTCTCCACCGCATTCGGCGCACCCCACTCTACCGCGAGCCTCGCTGGCGCGAACGACGATGCGGACGTGCCCACGGAGGAGTTCGATAGCATCGGTCTCTCGGAGGACGAGCGCGGTGACTCAGCGTCGCGTCCTACTCTGGACTGCGAGGACGGGGACGACGATTGCGGGGGAGAGCGTCGTACCGCCGACCAAGGCACCGACAGCGTTGGAACCACCACTGCCCCGTCGTCGGTGTCGAGCACAGACGACGCGCACGAAGAGGCGCCGAGTGCGTGGACGCTGTGGTATCTGCGCAAGGATCTCGAGTGGAGGCAACGCGCCCGGCACGAGCACGAATCACGGAGGGTCGCGCTGAGCGAGGCACGCGCCGCGGCCGAACTCGAGGCGAGCCAGCGGTCTCGGGCGGAGCGGGCCTTCGCCGCGTGGTGTGCCACGAAGAGGGAGCAGGAGGCGGCGAGGCGAGCCGAAGAGCGTCGTCGGCTCGCCGACGCCGAGGCCCAGCGGAAGCGGACTGAGCAGCGCACGTGCGCGCTCTCCGAGAGAAAGTGCAGGGAATGGCTTGCCAGGAAGCAAGTAGAGCAGG AGGCCAGTTTTGCCAAGAAACAGCGAACTCCGACCAGTGGCAGCGCAGAGAAGGCGGCGGCGAACCAAAGCGCTTTCGATGCTTGGCTCACCAGCAAGAGTACGATGCCTCCAACGGAGAAGTTCCACGTGAAGTGCATTGATGGACAACTGTTCGCATTGTGGCGGTAG